In one Nocardia tengchongensis genomic region, the following are encoded:
- a CDS encoding isochorismatase family protein, with the protein MSRALIVVDVQNDFCEGGSLAVAGGAAVAERITEYLGVSDYDAIVATRDFHIDPGAHFSAQPDYVDTWPPHCRVGTPGADFHPALDTAPVQEIFSKGAYTAAYSGFEGAATDGTTTLTAWLRDRGIAAVDVCGIATDHCVRATALDARAAGFDTRVLLGLTAAVSPTTLATALQTLRESGVELAGTLE; encoded by the coding sequence ATGAGCCGAGCCCTGATCGTCGTCGACGTCCAGAACGACTTCTGCGAGGGCGGTTCGCTGGCCGTGGCCGGCGGCGCGGCCGTGGCCGAACGCATCACCGAATACCTGGGCGTCTCCGACTACGACGCGATCGTCGCCACCCGCGACTTCCACATCGACCCGGGCGCGCACTTCTCCGCGCAACCCGACTACGTCGACACCTGGCCCCCGCACTGCCGCGTCGGCACCCCGGGCGCGGACTTCCACCCCGCCCTCGACACCGCGCCGGTCCAGGAGATCTTCTCCAAGGGCGCCTACACCGCCGCCTACTCCGGCTTCGAGGGCGCCGCCACCGACGGCACCACCACCCTGACCGCCTGGCTGCGCGACCGCGGCATCGCCGCCGTCGACGTCTGCGGCATCGCCACCGACCACTGCGTCCGCGCCACCGCCCTGGACGCCCGCGCCGCGGGCTTCGACACCCGCGTCCTCCTCGGCCTCACCGCCGCCGTCTCCCCCACCACCCTGGCCACCGCCCTGCAGACACTGCGCGAGTCCGGCGTGGAACTGGCCGGGACGCTGGAGTAA
- a CDS encoding DoxX family protein: protein MTATVNATTSKAPTGTDIGLAIVRVSVGGLLAVHGSQKLFGWFNGYGLDATAGAFAHMGYDPGKFFATLAGLSEVVGGLLLALGLLTPLAAAIVLGTMINAVNVARSGGFAMWELPAVYALVAVAFAFAGPGRLSLDAGRPWQRQGLAWSAGAIALGVVAALVTLAVK from the coding sequence ATGACCGCAACCGTGAACGCCACCACCTCCAAGGCCCCGACCGGCACCGATATCGGCCTCGCCATCGTGCGGGTGAGCGTCGGCGGCCTGCTGGCCGTGCACGGCAGTCAGAAGCTGTTCGGCTGGTTCAACGGCTACGGCCTGGACGCCACCGCGGGCGCGTTCGCGCACATGGGCTACGACCCGGGCAAGTTCTTCGCCACCCTGGCCGGGCTGAGCGAGGTGGTCGGCGGTCTGCTGCTGGCGCTGGGCCTGCTCACGCCACTGGCCGCCGCCATCGTGCTCGGCACCATGATCAATGCGGTGAACGTCGCCCGGAGCGGCGGCTTCGCGATGTGGGAGCTGCCCGCGGTCTACGCGCTCGTGGCGGTCGCCTTCGCGTTCGCGGGGCCGGGTCGCCTCTCGCTCGACGCGGGCCGTCCGTGGCAGCGTCAGGGGCTGGCCTGGAGTGCCGGCGCGATCGCGCTGGGCGTGGTGGCCGCACTCGTCACCCTCGCGGTGAAGTAG